In Buchananella sp. 14KM1171, the genomic stretch AGCATTGAAGGCCGTTGTGCCTATCTGGGCGCTAAAGGACCAATACCGGCGATAGACGCCCTAACTGCAAGGAGGAGTGACCGTGAGCAAGCGGACCTTCCAGCCCAACAACCGCCGCCGCGCCAAGGTGCACGGCTTCCGTCTGCGCATGTCCACCCGCGCCGGCCGCGCCATCCTGGCCATGCGCCGCCGCAAGGGCCGCGCCAAGCTGTCCGCCTGACGTGCTGCCGGGCCGCCACCGGATGGTGCGGCCGGAGGACTTCCGCGCCGCCGCCCGTGCTGGCGTGACCGTGCGGAGCGCGGACCTCATCATTCACTTGGCCGATGCAGGCAGCGATGCTGCCCGCATCGGCCTCGTTGTACCCAAAAAGCAAATCCCCCTGTCCAGTCACCGCGCCCGCGTCAAGCGGCGGCTGCGCCACCTGTGCCGCGAGCTCCTGGCGGAG encodes the following:
- the rpmH gene encoding 50S ribosomal protein L34 produces the protein MSKRTFQPNNRRRAKVHGFRLRMSTRAGRAILAMRRRKGRAKLSA
- the rnpA gene encoding ribonuclease P protein component, encoding MLPGRHRMVRPEDFRAAARAGVTVRSADLIIHLADAGSDAARIGLVVPKKQIPLSSHRARVKRRLRHLCRELLAELGPAALLVLRVQSGADGLTSAQLGEQLRTGVKRAKRKLAARQGEGEAGGTSATQTVTANQPTTPGGQEEQ